A genomic window from Glycine soja cultivar W05 chromosome 10, ASM419377v2, whole genome shotgun sequence includes:
- the LOC114372022 gene encoding uncharacterized protein LOC114372022 — translation MEAPKLKVVTLKAIEATPSTFKEFGQVVEASRDGQEFGPHDAQLDLSQGTPRFYIIKLEKCPLKFSSITHHAIVTQCLGSIGGHVWYLGVAKSSVVDSNEIKDDTGKKIVQSRSGHSYVPPAIEDVQVFKISGSKFLKLNRGTWHAGPLFKAAAMDFYNLELSNTNETDHTTHYFKKDDGVMFVIDD, via the exons ATGGAGGCACCGAAGCTGAAGGTAGTGACACTGAAAGCCATCGAAGCAACTCCGTCAACCTTCAAAGAGTTCGGTCAGGTCGTGGAGGCTTCGCGAGACGGCCAGGAATTCGGTCCCCACGATGCTCAACTCGACCTTTCCCAAGGAACTCCAag GTTCTACATTATCAAGCTTGAAAAATGCCCGCTTAAGTTTTCTAGTATTACACATCATGCAATCGTGACTCAGTGCCTCGGGTCTATCGGTGGTCATGTTTGGTATCTTGGAGTGGCCAAGTCATCTGTTGTTGATTCAAATGAGATCAAGGATGACACAGGCAAGAAGATTGTGCAGTCACGTTCTGGTCATTCATATGTGCCTCCAGCCATTGAGGATGTCCAAGTTTTCAAGATTTCAGGTTCCAAATTTCTTAAGCTTAACCGGGGAACATGGCACGCCGGCCCTCTATTTAAGGCTGCTGCAATGGACTTTTACAATCTAGAACTGAGCAACACAAAT GAGACTGATCATACCACACACTACTTTAAGAAGGACGATGGAGTGATGTTTGTAATTGACGATTAA